Genomic DNA from Oreochromis aureus strain Israel breed Guangdong linkage group 13, ZZ_aureus, whole genome shotgun sequence:
TTTATCGAGCCAACAAGAGAATGTATCCTTGTGTTAAGAATGGATTTGCTTCCTAGTTATcttgtacatttttatatttaattatttaagatTAATCATAACAGTCATATGTGGTAACTAAccaatgtgttttgtgtgtctgtctgtctgtcttcatCGGTCTGTAGATGAGTTGGAGATGCTTTCAGAGGCCAGGGCTCGTTTGGCCAACACCCAGGGCAAGAAAGCCAAGAGGAAGGCCAgagagaaacagctggaggaagccAGGTTCagctaatttaatgtttttacaaTTGCTCTAAGACAAGCTGTCTTAGAGGTCCATAACTGGACCTCTTACAGAGCAGTTGAcatgtaataataaaatgatcatatttgactctttttttcctgatgTCATACTGTAGGCGGCTGGCTGCTCTGCAGAAACGCAGAGAGCTGAGAGCAGCAGGAATCGATGTtcagaagaagagaaagaagaagagaggagtAGACTATAATGCTGAAATCCCTTTTGAAAAGAAACCTGCACCGGTAACCACAGCTTTATGTGTTGTATCCTTAAAAATAACCCACAACATCAGCAGTGAGATTAACTTAATCTTACAGTAGtaattgttgtcttttgtttacTTTAAGGGTTTCTATGACACCAGCATGGAGCAGTATGATGCTCAGGAGCCTAATTTCAAGAGGCTCAGACAGCAGCACTTGGATGGAGAATTACGCAAGTTAGTATCACTTTAAACTATTGGTGCTTTTCTGTATGCTAACATGGCTCCTTGTTTATGTCACTTGAATACTTTCCTTGGGTCTTGACTTCTCCCAGCAAAGGCGTGAGAATGTCACGCTGATggtatataatataaataataaggATCAAAATGTGTTCcacatttttttggttttcatcCATTCATAAGccctgttgtgttttttttttttaaattattattattattatagtgagactgaagagagggagaggaagaaagaTAAACAGaagataaagaagaagaaggagagtgaCTTGCCATCTGCTATCCTGCAGACCAGTGGAGTGGCTGAGTTTACCAAAAAACGTTCCAAACTGGTGTTACCCGCACCACAGgtaaccactttttttttttaattttattacttcTGGATTTTATATATCAATATAATGTACTTGTTATATTGATAACAGGTAGTACATTAAGTTCTTTAATTGGCTTTCTTCACAGATCAGTGACGTCGAGTTGGAGGAAGTTGTCAAATTGGGTGTCGCCAGTGAGGTCGCCCGTCAAGCTGCCGAGGAGAGTGAAAGCGCTAACTCCGCCTCCTCCACCCTCCTCTCAGAATACAGTGTCACCAATACCATGGCAACAGGGCTACGAACCCCACGAACCCCTGCTGCTCAGGACAGAATCATGCAGGtaataaagacactcaaaagCAATGTGTCACATATGTCTTTTTTAATCTCACATAATCCCGTATGTGTGATTTCAGCATATATGTGATATCTCATATTAATTGATCCATGTAATTACAGAGATGCTAAGCTAAATTGTCCCACATGAATAAAGAGTAAAGTCAGTCAAAATTAGAGGGCcaatgtgaaatcacagtccTGTCTGCACATTTGAACATCATACAGGTTCCATCAGAAAAATACCTTATAGTCTGCTGTTTGAATTGTGAatccaaataataataataaacgtaaGTTAGTAGAGACAGGATAGTGCTTAAAAATGTATGTACATATTATGTGTTGATCACTTGGCCACCAATCTGTTAGGGTCATTTATGCATTTGCCTTTATGTATGCATAAAGGCATACATATCGTTGTcagtaaaaatgtaatattacaAATTGATactaatttcctgcttctaaattcagatgaaagaggttattgtactcggccctaaaaatcttagaaatacggcatctaaccagattcttactctggatggcattaccttggcctctagcaacactgtgaggaaccttgaattcatttttgaccaggacatgtccttcaatgcacatattaaacaaatatgtaggactgctttcttccatttggcTAATGTCTCTAAatttagaaacatcctgtctcagagtgatgctgaataACTAGgtaatgcatttattacttccaggctggactgctgtgattcattattatcaggatgtcctaaaaactccctgaaaagccttcagttaatccaaaatgctgcagcaagagtactgacagggactagaaagagagagcatatttctcctaaattgacttctcttcattggctcccttttaaatttaaaataaaattgaatggaAATGATACTAAattcctttctttttgttttttagtattTATCTGTAAATTAATTTGtaccatctgtgtgtgtgtctttattttcaGGAAGCTCAGAACCTGATGGCTCTGACTAACATCGACACCCCTCTGAAGGGAGGCCTCAACACCCCACTGCATGAGAGCGACTTCAGTGGAGTGACGCCTCAGCGTCAACAGATACAAACGCCCAATACTGTTCTCAGTACACCATTCAGGTAAGAAACCTTTAATCCGTTACATAGCATAAGGTCTACACTCTGTCAGTTAAATAGAGTActgaattctttttttaatttactctCTGCATCAACTCAAGATGTAATAAGCACAAAAATGTCTTTGTCAAAGCTCTAACAAAAAACCAGATGCTATTGTCCgtttacattttgtaaacagtgtGAACAAAGACAGAATCTTAAAGAGACATGTGTTACCATTTGCTACCCAAGCCTCAAATGCTGTGTCAGGTTTGTTGAGCTGCATTTGTTGAATGTGTGGTGCACTATTCCATGTCACAACCATTTTCACCAAAGAGAAAGGATTTCTTAGACTTGTTTCTATACTTGTTCCTATACAGTTTCCTCATTTCAATAATTTTGTGTATTTCAACTACAACAGAACTCCTGGTCCAGGTCAGGGGTCAGATGGCATGACACCTCAAGTCGGAGGTGTGATGACTCCACGTGTGGGAGGGACTCCAGGTTTAACTCCCGGCCGTACACCACTGAGAGACAAACTGAATATTAACACAGAGGAACAACTGGCTGACCCTGCATATGCTAAACACatggtaaaacaaaaacacactaaTACACATATAGAACTGTGAGTGCACAACAAACAGATTTGTAATGATCGGTTCAGAATCTGTGTAATGTGCCACAAATCCTGAATGTTGCAGAAAAGTTCCAAGTTTTCTGTTCTTGTGTCTTGAATAGAAATTAAATACAATGGAAAAAACCACAACTTTAAACAATTAGTTTTATGTTTTGGCAGCAGATGCACAGTTTGtgtgttaagaaaaaaacaacacaccacAGAATGAGTTACCTGCTGTTCTTCCGTTCACAGCAAAGGGAAAGCTTGCAGCACCTGAGACAGGGTctgatgtcacttcctgtcCCTAAGAACGATTTTGAAATCGTTCTTCCCGAAAACGCTGAGAAAGAACTCGAAGAAACTGAGACTGAGACGGGATTCATAGAAGACTCTGCAGATGTAGAAGCACGCAAGCAGGTGCATACACaattgtacacacacacacacacacacacacgtagttTGAATAAGATATATCCAACAGGTTCACTTTGTGCTACTTTCCAGACTCAACGAGACGCTGAAAGAGAAAAGGAGTTGAAATTGCGGCACACTGCTGTTCAGAGGAGTCTCCCCAGACCTACTGAGGTAAAAtcac
This window encodes:
- the LOC116323549 gene encoding cell division cycle 5-like protein, translating into MPRIMIKGGVWRNTEDEILKAAVMKYGKNQWSRIASLLHRKSAKQCKARWYEWLDPSIKKTEWSREEEEKLLHLAKLMPTQWRTIAPIIGRTAAQCLEHYEYLLDKAAQRDNEEEVGDDPRKLKPGEIDPNPETKPARPDPVDMDEDELEMLSEARARLANTQGKKAKRKAREKQLEEARRLAALQKRRELRAAGIDVQKKRKKKRGVDYNAEIPFEKKPAPGFYDTSMEQYDAQEPNFKRLRQQHLDGELRNETEERERKKDKQKIKKKKESDLPSAILQTSGVAEFTKKRSKLVLPAPQISDVELEEVVKLGVASEVARQAAEESESANSASSTLLSEYSVTNTMATGLRTPRTPAAQDRIMQEAQNLMALTNIDTPLKGGLNTPLHESDFSGVTPQRQQIQTPNTVLSTPFRTPGPGQGSDGMTPQVGGVMTPRVGGTPGLTPGRTPLRDKLNINTEEQLADPAYAKHMQRESLQHLRQGLMSLPVPKNDFEIVLPENAEKELEETETETGFIEDSADVEARKQTQRDAEREKELKLRHTAVQRSLPRPTEVNESVLRPTSMEPLSDLQQAEELIKQEMITMLHFDCLHHPSANAANQLQRGKTRGPTSTSNNASHIAYLEKTSYKPIGTEEMEQAKLVLAAEMEVVKAGMGHGDLSMEAYSQVWEECYGQVLYLPAQNRYTRANLASKKDRIESLEKKLDVNRGHMTAEARRAAKLEKKLKILLGGFQSRALGLLKQHSELWEQVEQAATELQTFTQLKKQEDTAIPRRQEALREDVERQMEREKELQQRYGELLMERESLLNSAQKY